CTGCCGGTCCCGTAGGTGTTCTTCGCCGTTCCCGTGTCGTAGCAGGCCTGGCCGAATACGGCGGCCTGCTGGTCCCCGAGCGCGGAGGCGACCGGCACACCGTCCAACTGGCCGACGGCGGTCCCGTAGACCTCCGCCGAGGAACGGATCTCGGGCAGCACCGCCTCCGGGATGTTCATCGCGGAGAGGACCGAGGCGTCCCACCGGAGGCTCTCCAGGTTCATCAGCATGGTGCGGGAGGCGTTGGTGACGTCCGTGACGTGGACGCCGCCGTCCGTCCCGCCGGTCAGGTTCCAGATCAGCCAGGAGTCGATGGTGCCGAAGGCGATCTCGCCCCGCTCCGCCCGTCCGCGCAGCCCCGGCACATGGTCCAGCAGCCAGGCCGCCTTCGGGCCCGAGAAGTAGCTCGCCAGCGGCAGGCCGGTGGTGTCGCGGAAGCGGTCCTGTCCGTCCGCGCCGCCGAGTTCGGCGCAGAGCGCCGAGGTGCGGGTGTCCTGCCAGACGATGGCGTTGTGCACGGGCCTGCCCGTCGACCGGTCCCAGAGCACCGTGGTCTCGCGCTGGTTGGTGATGCCGAGGGCGCTGAGCTGCCCCGCGCGCAGTCCCGCTCCGGCGAGCGCTCCGGCGACCACGGCCTGCACTTTCGACCAGATCTCGGTGGCGTCGTGCTCGACCCAGCCGGGCTTGGGGAAGATCTGACGGTGCTCCCGCTGGTCGACGGCGACGATCGCGCCGTGCTGGTCGAAGATGATGCAGCGGCTGGACGTGGTGCCCTGGTCGATGGCGGCGACGTATTTCGCGGAGGTGTCCGTCATGACGTCCTCTTGTCGGATGGCGCTGCCCTGAGGCTGCGGTGGGAAGAGTGCTGTCCGGTCGGCGCTCCCGGAGCACGCCGTGCGGCGGATCAGAAGACGATGTTGAAGATCACGCCCGAGAGGAGTCCGCCGATGAGCGGCCCGGCCACGGGCACCCAGGCGTAACCCCAGTCGGACGTTCCCTTGTTGGGGATCGGCAGCACCGAGTGCGCCAGCCGGGGGCCCAGGTCGCGGGCGGGGTTGATGGCGTATCCGGTCGGGCCGCCGAGTGACAGCCCGATGCCGACGACGAGCAGCGAGACCAGCAGGACGGAGATCCCGGACCCGTAGATCCCCGCGGCCTCGCCCGGGACCTGGCCGATCCCGATACCGGCGTTCCGCCCGAAGGCCAGGATCGGCAGCACCAGCCCGACCGTGGCGACGGTCTCGGTGACGAGGTTGGCGGCGGGACTGCGGATCTCCGGCGCGGTCGAGAAGATCCCCAGCGTGGGCTGGGCGTTCGCGGGGTCGGCGTTCGCCCGGAACTGGGCGTAGTAGGCGAGCCAGGCCAGTACTGCTCCGAGGAGCGCCCCGATCAGCTGGGACAGGATGTACAGCGGCACCTTGCCCCATTCGCCGGTGTCGACGGCGATGCCCACGGTCACGGCAGGGTTGAGGTGGCCGCCGGACAGCGGAGCCGCCGTGTACGCGCCCGCCAGTACGCCGAAGCCCCAGCCGAAGGCGATGACGATCCAGCCGGACGCCTTGGCCTTGGAGTGGTTGAGGGTCACCGCGGCGCAGACCCCCGCGCCGAACAGGATCAGTATCGCGGTGCCGATGACCTCGCCGAGGAAGATGTCTGCGTTGCTCATGGCGGCTCCAGGGCTGGGTGCGGTTCCCATGGCTACGGAGCGCGGAGGCAGGGCGGAGTGCGGGGCCGTGCCGTGCCGTGCGCGGTCTCCGTGACGAGCGTGGTGAGCGTGCCGGAACGCGGTGCTGCCGTGGGCAGCGGCGCCGACGAAGAGGCAGTTTTCCCCCGGGTTACCGCCCCGTCAAGGTCGCCTGCACCACAGGGGCTTCCGGGAGCGACTCCGGTCCCCGCACGCGAACGGGCCGTCGGGTGGCCGGGGTTGCTCAGCGGACGGCGACGACCGCCGAGCCGTGGCCGAACAACCCCTGGTTGGTGGTGATCCCGGCACGCGCCCCGGCCACCTGGCGTTCGCCCGCGGTTCCGCGGAGCTGCCAGGTCAGTTCGCACACCTGGGCGATGGCCTGCGCGGGGACGGCTTCCCCGAAGGAGGCCAGGCCACCGCTCGCGTTGACCGGTATCCGGCCGCCCAGGGCGGTCGCGCCCTCGCGCAGCAGCGCGGCCCCGTCACCGGTCCCGCACAGCCCGAGGTCCTCGTACCACTCCAACTCCAGCGCGGTGGACAGGTCGTACACCTCGGCCAGGGACAGGTCCTCCGGTCCGAGTGCGGCTTCCTCGTAGGCGGCACGGGCGATCGACTCCCGGAAGCCCGGCGCCGGCGGCTCGACGGCGGCCGCCGAGTCCGTCGCGATGTCCGGGAGGTCGAGCACGGTCCTGGGGTAGGTGGGAGTCACCGTCGAGACCGCGCGGATGCGGACCGGGTCCCCGGCACCGTGCCGGCGGGCGTACTCCATGCTGGACAGCACCAGCGCGGCGCCACCGTCGGACGTGGCGCAGATGTCGAGGAGCCGCAGGGGATCCGCGACGACGGCGGAGGACGCCACCTGCCCCGCGCTCACGGCCGTCCGGTAGCGGGCGTACGGGTTGAGCGCCCCGGCCGCCGCGTTCTTGACCTTGACCCGGGCGAAGTCGTCCAGGGTGTCGCCGTGGAGGGCCATGCGGCGGCGCGCGTACAGGGCGAAGTACGCCGGGTTCGTGGCCCCCAGCAGCCGGAAGCGCAGCCAGTCGGGGTCGTCGGGCCGGTCGCCGCCGGCGGGGGCGAAGAACCCCTTGGGCGCGGAGTCGGCGCCGACGACCAGCACCACCTCGGCCATGCCCGCCAGAATCTGGGCCCGCGCGGAGTCGATGGCCTGGGCCCCCGACGCGCAGGCCGCGTACACGCTCGTGACGCGTGCGCCCTGCCAGCCCAGGGCCCGGGCGAAGGTCGCGCCCGCGACATGACCGGGGTAGCCGCCGCGAACCGTGTCGGCGCCGACGACCGACCGGACGTCCTGCCAGTCGATCCCGGCGTCGGCGAGCGCGGCCCGGGCGGCGGCCGTGCCGTACTCGACGAAACTGCGGCCCCACTTGCCCCACCGGTGCATGCCCGCGCCGAGCACCGCGACATCGTTCACCGGGCCTCCTCCACCGGGCGCCAGTACCAGGTCGTCCACTCCGTGTCCGCGTCCTCGGAGAGGATCCCGGCCACCACCTCGACCTCCGCGCCGACGCTCAGATCCGCGACCGCCACCCCCGTCACCGCCTGGCCGAGCACCACCATCCGTTCGGCCTCGAGCTCCACGGCGACGAGGGTGTACGGCTCCCATTCGGCCTCCGGATCGGAGACGTACGGCGCCGGCGGACGGTAACGGCCGGCCGTGTACGACCACACGCGTCCCCGCTTCGACAGCGGCACCTCCGTCAGTTCGCCGCCCGCGCACGCGGGGTTGCGGCAGAACGAGTCCTCCCGGGGGAAGAAGACGGCGGAGCAGGCACCGCAGCGGGTGCCCAGCAGCCGGAACTCCCGGTCGTCGCCGCCCTCGGTGAACCAACCCGCCACCACCGGTCTGCGCACACGCGTCAAGGTCCCTCCCCGGATGTCCGCGCGGTCCCGTCAGAAACTGACGGTTCGTCAGAACAAGGTCATTGTGCCACGCCGGACACGCGGACACGACCCCGCGCGCAACCCGCGGCCGGAGACGGGCGGGAGGTCCGTGAACCGATCCGCCGAACACCAGAACCGCGCGGGCCCGTTCGGCGTCCGGTACCGGTGAACGGGTGGCCGGAACCCACGGGGGTGGTCCCGGCCACCCGATCCTGATAGACGGTGCGCATGATGCGCACGAGAGGACCCGCCGCAGCCCGCCGAGCCCTGACCGCCCTCGCCGTCACCGGCGCCGCCCTGACCGCCCCGGCCGTCGCCGCTCCGCCCGCCGCTCGGGCCGCCTCCGGTCCGAAGGCCCCCGGGGAGTTCGTCGCCCTGCGCTCCGCTGACCCGACGATCCTCCACGACATTCGCTACACCACGGCGCACAACTTCGTGGGCGAACCGATCGACGGCTACCGCCGGCCGGTCTGCATCCTCACCCGCCCCACCGCCCAGGCGCTCCGCAAGGCCCAGCGCACCCTTCTGCGCAAGGGCTACTCGCTCAAGGTCTACGACTGCTACCGGCCACAGCGGGCCGTCGACCACTTCGTGCGCTGGGCCGAGGACCTCTCGGACGAGCGCATGAAGAAGGAGTTCTATCCGCACGTCGACAAGTCGAGACTCTTCGCGGACGGCTACATCGCCGAGAAGTCGGGCCACAGCCGCGGCAGTACCGTCGACCTCACCATCGTCCCCCTCCCGGCGAGGAAGACCCGCCCGTACGTCCCCGGGGAACCCCTCGTCCCCTGCCATGCCCCGCGGTCGGAGCGGTTTCCGGACGACTCCGTCGACATGGGCACCGGGTTCGACTGCTTCGACACGCTCTCGCACACCGACGACCCGCGCATCCAGGGCGCCCAGCGCACCAACCGGCGGCTACTGAAGGAAACCCTCGCCCGCTTCGGCTTCGTCAACCTGCCCGAGGAGTGGTGGCACTTCACCCACAAACCCGAACTGTTCCCCGACACCTACTTCGACTTCCCGGTCTCGAGGCGATCCCTGACCCGATCGTGAGGACCGCGGGGCCCGGCGTCGCGTACAGTCCGCGTGTGACCGAGCCCCGCGAACCCGCGCCCGAACCCGGCACCGCCGGAAGGGCCCCCGCGCCCGCCCACCCGACGCCCGTGCGGGACTCGCACTGCTCCAGCTGCGGCGCCCCCCGCAGCGGCCCCGCGGGCTGGCCCAAGACCTGCGCCGAATGCGGTGACATCGCCTACCGCAACCCCCTGCCCGTGGCCGTCGCCCTCCTCCCCGTCACCGGCCCGCACCCCACCGGACTCGTCGTCATCACCCGCACCATCGAGCCCCAGCGCGGCCGGATCGCCCTCCCCGGCGGGTTCATCGACCACACCGAGGACTGGAGGCACGCCGT
The genomic region above belongs to Streptomyces marianii and contains:
- the glpK gene encoding glycerol kinase GlpK, whose amino-acid sequence is MTDTSAKYVAAIDQGTTSSRCIIFDQHGAIVAVDQREHRQIFPKPGWVEHDATEIWSKVQAVVAGALAGAGLRAGQLSALGITNQRETTVLWDRSTGRPVHNAIVWQDTRTSALCAELGGADGQDRFRDTTGLPLASYFSGPKAAWLLDHVPGLRGRAERGEIAFGTIDSWLIWNLTGGTDGGVHVTDVTNASRTMLMNLESLRWDASVLSAMNIPEAVLPEIRSSAEVYGTAVGQLDGVPVASALGDQQAAVFGQACYDTGTAKNTYGTGSFLLLNTGGRPVPSKNGLITTLGYKIGDADPVYCLEGSIAITGALVQWFRDQLGIIRTADEIETLAASVEDNGGAYIVPAFSGLYAPYWRSDARGVMTGLTRYVTKAHLARAVLEATSWQTREVVDAMYQDSGVTITTLKVDGGMTANGLLMQHQADVLGVPVIRPKVSETTCLGAAYAAGLATGVWGGLDELKAHWRRDAEWSPRMPADVREREYDNWRRAVERSFGWQKEDGA
- a CDS encoding NUDIX domain-containing protein; translated protein: MTEPREPAPEPGTAGRAPAPAHPTPVRDSHCSSCGAPRSGPAGWPKTCAECGDIAYRNPLPVAVALLPVTGPHPTGLVVITRTIEPQRGRIALPGGFIDHTEDWRHAVVRELKEETGIDAAHEDVRLADVLSSPGGHLLVFGLLPQRPADELPASAPTAETEGWHVLHEPAELAFPLHTTAVRNWFAGRYG
- a CDS encoding Zn-ribbon domain-containing OB-fold protein; translated protein: MVAGWFTEGGDDREFRLLGTRCGACSAVFFPREDSFCRNPACAGGELTEVPLSKRGRVWSYTAGRYRPPAPYVSDPEAEWEPYTLVAVELEAERMVVLGQAVTGVAVADLSVGAEVEVVAGILSEDADTEWTTWYWRPVEEAR
- a CDS encoding MIP/aquaporin family protein encodes the protein MSNADIFLGEVIGTAILILFGAGVCAAVTLNHSKAKASGWIVIAFGWGFGVLAGAYTAAPLSGGHLNPAVTVGIAVDTGEWGKVPLYILSQLIGALLGAVLAWLAYYAQFRANADPANAQPTLGIFSTAPEIRSPAANLVTETVATVGLVLPILAFGRNAGIGIGQVPGEAAGIYGSGISVLLVSLLVVGIGLSLGGPTGYAINPARDLGPRLAHSVLPIPNKGTSDWGYAWVPVAGPLIGGLLSGVIFNIVF
- a CDS encoding M15 family metallopeptidase; the protein is MMRTRGPAAARRALTALAVTGAALTAPAVAAPPAARAASGPKAPGEFVALRSADPTILHDIRYTTAHNFVGEPIDGYRRPVCILTRPTAQALRKAQRTLLRKGYSLKVYDCYRPQRAVDHFVRWAEDLSDERMKKEFYPHVDKSRLFADGYIAEKSGHSRGSTVDLTIVPLPARKTRPYVPGEPLVPCHAPRSERFPDDSVDMGTGFDCFDTLSHTDDPRIQGAQRTNRRLLKETLARFGFVNLPEEWWHFTHKPELFPDTYFDFPVSRRSLTRS
- a CDS encoding lipid-transfer protein, producing the protein MNDVAVLGAGMHRWGKWGRSFVEYGTAAARAALADAGIDWQDVRSVVGADTVRGGYPGHVAGATFARALGWQGARVTSVYAACASGAQAIDSARAQILAGMAEVVLVVGADSAPKGFFAPAGGDRPDDPDWLRFRLLGATNPAYFALYARRRMALHGDTLDDFARVKVKNAAAGALNPYARYRTAVSAGQVASSAVVADPLRLLDICATSDGGAALVLSSMEYARRHGAGDPVRIRAVSTVTPTYPRTVLDLPDIATDSAAAVEPPAPGFRESIARAAYEEAALGPEDLSLAEVYDLSTALELEWYEDLGLCGTGDGAALLREGATALGGRIPVNASGGLASFGEAVPAQAIAQVCELTWQLRGTAGERQVAGARAGITTNQGLFGHGSAVVAVR